Proteins encoded by one window of Mycolicibacterium cosmeticum:
- a CDS encoding TadA family conjugal transfer-associated ATPase → MTASLIDRVRERLAVEAAPLRPAIVAAAIRAESGGLLGDTDVLATMRVLQTELTGAGPLDPLLRLPGTTDVLVTAPDAVWVDRGEGLARTEIRFADEGAVRRLAQRLALAAGRRLDENQPWVDGQLTCLGEDPVRLHAVLPPIAAAGTCLSLRVLRPADQDLGALIAAGAIAEPAARLLDAILRARLAFLVSGGTGAGKTTLLAALLGAIDPAERIVCVEDAAELAPRHPHVVKLVARGANVEGVGEVAVRDLVRQALRMRPDRIVVGEVRGAEVVDLLAALNTGHDGGAGTVHANRPAEVPARLEALAGSGGLDRAGLHSQLAAAVQVVLHVQRTGTGRRRLLEIAVLDRAADGWVSADTAWHADDGFGPGASALMRLLHDRSPR, encoded by the coding sequence ATGACGGCCTCGTTGATCGACCGGGTCCGGGAGCGGCTCGCGGTCGAGGCGGCGCCGTTGCGCCCGGCGATCGTGGCCGCCGCGATCCGCGCGGAATCCGGTGGCCTGCTCGGTGACACCGATGTCCTCGCCACCATGCGGGTGTTGCAGACCGAGCTCACCGGCGCCGGGCCGCTGGACCCCCTGCTGCGCCTGCCCGGCACCACCGATGTCCTGGTGACCGCACCCGACGCGGTGTGGGTAGATCGTGGAGAAGGATTGGCGCGCACCGAGATCCGCTTCGCCGACGAAGGCGCGGTGCGCCGCCTCGCGCAGCGGCTGGCCCTCGCCGCGGGCCGCCGCCTCGACGAGAACCAACCGTGGGTGGACGGCCAGCTGACCTGCCTGGGCGAGGATCCGGTACGCCTGCACGCGGTGCTACCGCCGATCGCGGCGGCCGGCACCTGCCTGTCCCTGCGCGTCTTGCGACCCGCCGACCAGGACCTGGGTGCCCTGATCGCCGCGGGCGCCATCGCCGAACCGGCGGCGCGGCTGCTCGACGCGATCCTGCGGGCCCGGCTGGCGTTCCTCGTCTCCGGCGGTACCGGCGCCGGGAAGACCACCCTGCTGGCGGCGCTGCTGGGCGCGATCGACCCGGCCGAGCGGATCGTGTGCGTGGAAGATGCCGCCGAACTGGCACCCCGGCATCCGCATGTGGTCAAGCTGGTGGCGCGCGGGGCCAATGTCGAAGGCGTCGGCGAGGTCGCGGTGCGTGACCTCGTGCGGCAGGCGCTGCGGATGCGGCCGGACCGCATCGTCGTGGGCGAGGTGCGCGGGGCCGAGGTGGTCGACCTGCTCGCGGCGCTCAACACCGGTCACGACGGGGGAGCGGGGACCGTACATGCCAATCGCCCCGCCGAGGTGCCCGCCCGGCTCGAGGCGCTGGCCGGCTCCGGCGGGCTGGATCGTGCGGGGCTGCACAGCCAACTGGCGGCGGCGGTCCAGGTGGTGCTGCATGTGCAGCGGACCGGCACCGGCCGTCGGCGGTTGCTCGAGATCGCGGTGCTGGACCGCGCCGCCGACGGCTGGGTGAGCGCCGACACCGCATGGCATGCCGACGACGGATTCGGGCCCGGCGCGTCGGCCCTGATGCGTCTGCTCCACGACAGGTCCCCCCGATGA
- the ssd gene encoding septum site-determining protein Ssd, giving the protein MTPAPTTPVPTTSVLALLGDVAARDDVDRVAAAAGVRVVHATEPSSSAVWTGAPVVLVDRLAADRCVARGLPRRDRVLLLSQADCRADWESAVAVGAERVLQLPGQDGVLMAALTAAPEAPGTGVRRGPVLAVLGGSGGAGASVFAAAVAQAAVDSLLVDADPWGAGLDLVLGSEHETGLRWPDLALNDGRLEYAALRDALPARRGVTVLSGARTGTPVAPAPLASVIDAGRRAGVTVVCDVARRPGTATETALRAADLVALVTPADVRATAASGVIAGWAGTVNPNIGVVVRGPAPGGLRATDVARTIGVPLLASMRPQPGLATTMEHGGLRIRARSPLAAAAGRVLTVLRQQPVAVPR; this is encoded by the coding sequence GTGACCCCAGCACCGACCACACCGGTTCCGACCACCTCGGTCCTGGCGCTGCTGGGCGACGTGGCGGCCCGCGACGACGTCGACCGGGTGGCGGCAGCCGCCGGGGTCCGGGTGGTGCACGCGACCGAACCGTCCAGCAGCGCGGTGTGGACGGGCGCGCCGGTGGTGCTGGTGGATCGCCTGGCGGCCGATCGCTGTGTGGCCCGCGGGTTGCCGCGGCGCGACCGGGTGCTGTTGTTGTCCCAAGCCGATTGCCGTGCGGACTGGGAATCGGCGGTGGCGGTCGGCGCCGAGCGGGTGCTGCAGCTGCCCGGCCAGGACGGGGTGCTGATGGCTGCGCTGACGGCGGCTCCCGAAGCGCCCGGGACGGGTGTGCGCCGCGGTCCCGTATTGGCGGTGCTCGGGGGTAGCGGCGGCGCGGGCGCCTCGGTGTTCGCCGCCGCGGTGGCCCAGGCGGCCGTCGATTCGCTGCTCGTCGACGCCGACCCGTGGGGTGCCGGGTTGGACCTGGTGCTGGGCAGCGAGCACGAAACAGGTTTGCGCTGGCCTGATCTCGCGCTCAATGACGGCCGGCTCGAATACGCCGCACTGCGCGACGCGTTGCCGGCACGCCGCGGGGTGACGGTGCTGTCCGGTGCGCGTACCGGTACCCCGGTCGCGCCCGCCCCGCTGGCCTCGGTCATCGACGCGGGCCGGCGAGCCGGGGTGACGGTGGTCTGCGACGTCGCGCGCCGGCCGGGAACCGCCACCGAGACGGCCCTGCGGGCGGCCGACCTCGTGGCACTCGTCACCCCCGCGGATGTGCGGGCCACCGCGGCCTCCGGGGTGATCGCGGGGTGGGCCGGCACCGTCAACCCCAATATCGGTGTGGTGGTCCGTGGACCGGCGCCGGGCGGCCTGCGGGCCACCGACGTGGCGCGCACCATCGGCGTGCCGCTCCTGGCCTCGATGCGGCCGCAACCCGGGTTGGCCACCACGATGGAGCACGGCGGTCTCCGGATCCGCGCCCGATCACCGCTCGCGGCAGCGGCCGGCCGGGTGCTGACCGTGCTGCGGCAGCAACCGGTGGCGGTGCCGCGATGA
- a CDS encoding HAD-IB family hydrolase, which produces MTVSDRADDAPAAADGRAESGQPIRTAAFFDLDKTVIAKSSTLAFSKPFFEQGLLNRRAVLKSSYAQFLFLMSGADHEQMDRMRTYLTDMCTGWDVEQVRSVVGETLHDIVDPLVFAEAANLIADHKLCGRDVVVVSASGEEIVAPIARALGATHAMATRMVVEDGKYTGEVAFYCYGEGKVEAIRELAAREGYALEHCYAYSDSITDLPMLEAVGHPSVVNPDRALRKEAGARDWPVLTFSRPVSLRDRIPAPSGAAVATTFAVGLSALAGGALTYSLLRRFMFGDR; this is translated from the coding sequence GTGACGGTTTCCGACCGGGCCGACGATGCGCCCGCCGCCGCTGATGGCCGCGCCGAATCGGGGCAACCGATCCGCACGGCGGCGTTCTTCGATCTCGACAAGACGGTGATCGCCAAGTCCAGCACTCTGGCGTTCAGCAAACCATTCTTCGAACAGGGGCTGTTGAACCGGCGCGCGGTGCTGAAATCGTCGTACGCACAGTTCCTGTTCCTGATGTCGGGCGCCGACCACGAGCAGATGGACCGGATGCGGACCTACCTGACCGATATGTGCACCGGCTGGGATGTCGAGCAGGTGCGATCGGTGGTGGGCGAGACCCTGCACGACATCGTCGATCCGTTGGTGTTCGCCGAAGCCGCCAACCTGATCGCCGACCACAAGCTGTGCGGACGCGACGTCGTCGTGGTGTCGGCGTCCGGCGAGGAGATCGTCGCGCCGATCGCCCGGGCGCTGGGCGCGACGCACGCCATGGCCACCCGGATGGTCGTCGAGGACGGCAAGTACACCGGCGAGGTCGCGTTCTACTGCTACGGCGAGGGCAAGGTGGAGGCCATCCGCGAGCTTGCCGCGCGCGAGGGCTACGCGCTGGAGCACTGTTACGCGTACTCGGATTCGATCACCGATCTGCCGATGCTGGAGGCCGTCGGGCATCCGTCGGTGGTCAATCCCGACCGCGCGCTGCGCAAGGAAGCCGGGGCGCGGGACTGGCCGGTGCTGACGTTCAGCCGGCCGGTTTCCCTGCGGGACCGGATCCCCGCGCCGTCGGGAGCGGCCGTCGCGACCACGTTCGCGGTCGGGTTGAGCGCGCTGGCGGGCGGGGCACTGACATATTCACTGTTGCGCCGGTTCATGTTTGGCGACCGCTGA
- a CDS encoding Fic family protein, whose translation MTDPLAPLAELEGVAAAGEEAREALGRAHRHRTNLRGWPATAAEASLRAARASSVLDGGALGLSDSGQPDPVLAGALRVAEALEGGATALVGVWKRAPLQALARLHALAAADLVDDDERLGRPRPDPEVGPRLELLADLVTGGTKVPAFVLAAVAHGELLTLAPFGVADGVVARAVSRLITMSSGLDPHGLGVPEIFWMKQSGNYRAAARGFASGTPNGLGAWLVLSNQALHSGAREALSIAEAAKK comes from the coding sequence ATGACCGATCCACTTGCACCGTTGGCCGAACTGGAGGGCGTGGCGGCCGCCGGCGAGGAGGCGCGTGAGGCGCTGGGCCGGGCGCACCGGCACCGCACCAACCTGCGCGGCTGGCCGGCGACGGCGGCCGAAGCCTCGCTGCGCGCGGCCCGGGCCTCCTCGGTGCTCGACGGCGGCGCGTTGGGCCTGTCCGATTCCGGGCAACCGGATCCGGTGCTGGCCGGTGCGCTGCGGGTGGCCGAGGCGCTGGAGGGCGGGGCCACCGCGCTGGTGGGCGTGTGGAAGCGGGCCCCGCTGCAGGCGCTGGCCCGGCTGCACGCGCTGGCCGCCGCCGACCTGGTCGACGACGACGAGCGGCTGGGCCGGCCCCGCCCCGATCCCGAGGTGGGTCCGCGGCTGGAACTGCTGGCCGACCTGGTGACCGGCGGGACGAAGGTGCCGGCCTTCGTGCTGGCGGCGGTGGCGCACGGGGAACTGCTGACCCTGGCCCCGTTCGGGGTCGCCGACGGTGTGGTGGCCCGCGCGGTGTCGCGGTTGATCACGATGTCCAGCGGGCTGGATCCGCACGGCCTCGGGGTGCCGGAGATATTCTGGATGAAGCAGTCCGGTAACTATCGGGCGGCCGCGCGCGGGTTCGCTTCGGGCACACCGAACGGCCTGGGAGCGTGGTTGGTGCTGAGCAACCAGGCCCTGCATTCCGGTGCGCGAGAAGCACTTTCGATCGCCGAGGCGGCGAAGAAGTAG